One Artemia franciscana chromosome 15, ASM3288406v1, whole genome shotgun sequence genomic window carries:
- the LOC136036370 gene encoding TWiK family of potassium channels protein 18-like isoform X1, giving the protein MDRKRSMKDRGSLRSRGSSSADDTRTKIKDCCRKFVAFMCTQVGVGGLVVTYAVMGAFAFMFIEKDVEHPMHYVVDDMRGEYVEKIWVVTDQFNVLHKDRWYTDVNKILTEYQMNMSDIIKQGYDGKTSAERWTFPSALMYTLSVFTMIGFGHLVPRTDWGKATTIMYACLGIPLYVLYFMNMGKVLASVFKWVYARLVRCSRQRSKPKRVKVIEKIKSEDIESNSDEEEEIIIVPSNACLWVMLIYLMTGTIMFAEWEQWDYIDACYFCVTSLCKIGMGDYVPGSNSQLGNNQTKLVINFVYLLVGMGIVAMCYNLMKEEVMYKLRMLKADIMTKLQDMGDRWRGN; this is encoded by the exons atggatagaaAGAGATCCATGAAAGATAGAGGATCATTGAGGAGTAGGGGATCGTCCAGTGCCGATGACACAAGAACTAAAATTAAAGATTGCTGTAGAAAGTTTGTAGCATTTATGTGTACACAG GTAGGAGTTGGAGGACTTGTTGTTACATATGCAGTAATGGGAGCCTTTGCTTTCATGTTCATAGAAAAAGATGTGGAACACCCAATGCATTATGTGGTTGACGACATGAGGGGGGAATATGTTGAAAAGATTTGGGTAGTGACAGACCAGTTCAATGTCTTACACAAGGACAGATGGTACACGGACGTCAATAAGATACTTACAGAATATCAAATGAACATGTCGGATATAATTAAACAAGG atatgaTGGAAAGACATCAGCTGAAAGGTGGACTTTTCCGTCAGCTTTAATGTACACTCTTTCAGTATTTACCATGATAGGATTTGGTCATCTAGTTCCAAGGACCGATTGGGGAAAAGCCACAACAATCATGTATGCGTGCTTAGGAATACCactttatgttttatatttcatGAATATGGGAAAG GTTCTGGCCTCTGTATTTAAATGGGTATACGCAAGATTGGTTCGCTGCTCCCGACAACGATCCAAACCCAAACGAGTCAAagttatagaaaaaattaaatcagaagACATCGAAAGCAATAGTGACGAAGAAGAGGAAATTATAATAGTTCCTAGTAATGCCTGCCTTTGGGTGATGTTGATATATTTAATGACAGGGACCATAATGTTTGCAGAGTGGGAACAATGGGACTACATAGATGCCTGTTACTTTTGTGTTACGAGTTTATGTAAAATTGGAATGGGAGATTATGTGCCTGGATCTAACAGTCAGCTTGGGAACAATCAAACTAAATTAGTGATAAATTTTGTTTACCTTTTAGTGGGAATGGGCATTGTTGCAATGTGTTACAATCTAATGAAAGAAGAGGTTATGTATAAACTGAGAATGTTGAAAGCTGATATAATGACAAAGCTACAAGATATGGGAGATAGATGGAGAGGAAATTAA
- the LOC136036370 gene encoding TWiK family of potassium channels protein 18-like isoform X2 — translation MECTQELPSERFDRNRSLFLDQLGFVYDGWENYDVGVGGLVVTYAVMGAFAFMFIEKDVEHPMHYVVDDMRGEYVEKIWVVTDQFNVLHKDRWYTDVNKILTEYQMNMSDIIKQGYDGKTSAERWTFPSALMYTLSVFTMIGFGHLVPRTDWGKATTIMYACLGIPLYVLYFMNMGKVLASVFKWVYARLVRCSRQRSKPKRVKVIEKIKSEDIESNSDEEEEIIIVPSNACLWVMLIYLMTGTIMFAEWEQWDYIDACYFCVTSLCKIGMGDYVPGSNSQLGNNQTKLVINFVYLLVGMGIVAMCYNLMKEEVMYKLRMLKADIMTKLQDMGDRWRGN, via the exons atgGAATGCACTCAAGAATTGCCATCTGAACGATTTGATAGAAACCGGTCTCTCTTCCTGGATCAGTTAGGATTTGTTTATGATGGTTGGGAAAACTACgat GTAGGAGTTGGAGGACTTGTTGTTACATATGCAGTAATGGGAGCCTTTGCTTTCATGTTCATAGAAAAAGATGTGGAACACCCAATGCATTATGTGGTTGACGACATGAGGGGGGAATATGTTGAAAAGATTTGGGTAGTGACAGACCAGTTCAATGTCTTACACAAGGACAGATGGTACACGGACGTCAATAAGATACTTACAGAATATCAAATGAACATGTCGGATATAATTAAACAAGG atatgaTGGAAAGACATCAGCTGAAAGGTGGACTTTTCCGTCAGCTTTAATGTACACTCTTTCAGTATTTACCATGATAGGATTTGGTCATCTAGTTCCAAGGACCGATTGGGGAAAAGCCACAACAATCATGTATGCGTGCTTAGGAATACCactttatgttttatatttcatGAATATGGGAAAG GTTCTGGCCTCTGTATTTAAATGGGTATACGCAAGATTGGTTCGCTGCTCCCGACAACGATCCAAACCCAAACGAGTCAAagttatagaaaaaattaaatcagaagACATCGAAAGCAATAGTGACGAAGAAGAGGAAATTATAATAGTTCCTAGTAATGCCTGCCTTTGGGTGATGTTGATATATTTAATGACAGGGACCATAATGTTTGCAGAGTGGGAACAATGGGACTACATAGATGCCTGTTACTTTTGTGTTACGAGTTTATGTAAAATTGGAATGGGAGATTATGTGCCTGGATCTAACAGTCAGCTTGGGAACAATCAAACTAAATTAGTGATAAATTTTGTTTACCTTTTAGTGGGAATGGGCATTGTTGCAATGTGTTACAATCTAATGAAAGAAGAGGTTATGTATAAACTGAGAATGTTGAAAGCTGATATAATGACAAAGCTACAAGATATGGGAGATAGATGGAGAGGAAATTAA